The Synechococcales cyanobacterium CNB genome includes a window with the following:
- a CDS encoding cation-translocating P-type ATPase: protein MASTAHTHAHDHDHGPHHHHHEDDKRGRMVACSHGEETSERHILLYLVGGMLLVATLLAKWLEVTDPAVAQIPAVIASIMLAIPLCREGWREISERRASSSTLAAIAILAAIAVGDFVTAGGLAFILLVADAILRRTAFGAQRAIAELVALTPDVARIVDGGTEREVALGEVKVGDVVRVRPGENLPVDGVVVSGRSTINQASLTGEAVPVEVQSGEPVYAGTTNLTGIIDLRVTQVGEETAIGKVSQLIRAAEETRSPRQALIEQVARFFVPVAISVAFVVWFVMSQNADLRPDATRTAITVLIVCCPAALLLSSPSAMVAAFAAAARLGVMIKQPSYLEAASNVDAVVMDKTGTITTGRFEVARLAPAPGVEGADLLAAAANGEQHSNHPLAQSILRTARAAKITPDGSQDYEEIHGRGVRARTTLGELCVGRASWLRELNPAIAQQVEAVEQRIEGMTGVHVMRDGRYLGAVGLEDKIKPGTAGVVSKLRELGVRTVAIFTGDRLSVAKRVGQAVGVDAIEAECHPEEKHEQIRQMVAAGMRTMMVGDGINDGPSLAAADVGVAMGLSGSDIATNSAGVALMTDELNRVPFLIELARKTRVIIAQNIAASIVIVLIGLALAATGKLEVWLAGLYHFAGEIFVLANSFRLFRFGENFTEAEESRQTATPAWQRRAASVRGLSAETPGV, encoded by the coding sequence ATGGCCTCAACCGCTCACACGCACGCTCACGACCACGATCACGGGCCCCATCATCACCACCACGAGGACGACAAGCGCGGGCGGATGGTCGCCTGCTCCCACGGCGAGGAGACCAGCGAGCGGCACATCCTTCTGTATCTCGTCGGCGGAATGCTGCTCGTCGCCACGCTGCTCGCCAAGTGGCTGGAAGTCACCGACCCTGCGGTGGCCCAGATCCCGGCCGTCATCGCCTCCATCATGCTTGCCATCCCGCTCTGCCGCGAGGGCTGGCGCGAGATCAGCGAGCGGCGGGCCTCGTCTTCGACGCTCGCGGCGATCGCCATCCTCGCGGCCATCGCGGTCGGCGACTTCGTGACCGCCGGCGGGTTGGCGTTCATCCTGCTGGTGGCGGACGCGATCCTGCGGCGCACGGCCTTCGGCGCGCAGCGCGCCATCGCCGAACTTGTCGCCCTCACGCCCGACGTCGCCCGCATCGTTGATGGAGGCACGGAGCGCGAGGTCGCGCTCGGCGAGGTCAAGGTCGGGGACGTTGTCCGCGTTCGCCCCGGCGAGAACCTGCCGGTGGACGGCGTCGTCGTCAGCGGGCGATCCACGATCAACCAGGCATCGCTCACCGGCGAGGCCGTCCCAGTCGAGGTGCAGTCCGGCGAGCCGGTCTACGCCGGAACCACCAACCTCACCGGCATCATCGACCTGCGCGTCACGCAGGTCGGCGAGGAGACGGCCATCGGCAAGGTTAGCCAGCTGATCCGCGCCGCCGAGGAGACCCGCTCGCCGCGCCAGGCGCTGATCGAGCAGGTCGCCCGCTTCTTCGTTCCTGTCGCCATCTCGGTCGCGTTCGTGGTCTGGTTCGTGATGAGCCAGAACGCGGACCTCCGCCCGGACGCGACACGCACCGCGATCACCGTCCTCATCGTCTGCTGCCCCGCGGCCCTGCTGCTCTCCAGCCCGAGCGCGATGGTGGCGGCATTCGCGGCGGCGGCGCGCCTCGGCGTCATGATCAAGCAGCCTTCGTACCTCGAAGCCGCCTCGAACGTCGACGCCGTCGTCATGGACAAGACCGGCACGATCACGACCGGTCGCTTCGAGGTCGCACGCCTCGCGCCCGCCCCGGGCGTCGAGGGTGCTGACCTGCTCGCGGCCGCCGCCAACGGCGAGCAGCACTCGAACCACCCGCTCGCCCAGTCCATCCTGCGCACCGCCCGCGCCGCCAAGATCACCCCTGATGGCTCGCAGGACTACGAGGAAATCCACGGCCGGGGCGTGCGGGCGCGCACCACCCTCGGCGAACTCTGCGTCGGCCGCGCCAGCTGGCTGCGAGAACTCAACCCCGCCATCGCTCAGCAGGTCGAGGCCGTCGAGCAGCGCATCGAGGGCATGACCGGCGTGCACGTGATGCGCGACGGCCGGTACCTCGGCGCAGTCGGGCTGGAGGACAAGATCAAGCCCGGCACAGCCGGTGTCGTCAGCAAACTCCGCGAACTCGGCGTGCGCACCGTCGCCATCTTCACGGGCGACCGGCTCTCGGTCGCCAAGCGCGTCGGCCAGGCCGTCGGCGTCGATGCCATCGAGGCCGAGTGCCACCCCGAGGAGAAGCACGAGCAGATCCGCCAGATGGTCGCCGCCGGTATGCGCACCATGATGGTCGGCGACGGCATCAACGACGGCCCGTCGCTCGCGGCCGCCGACGTCGGCGTCGCCATGGGCCTCTCCGGCTCCGACATCGCCACCAACTCCGCCGGCGTCGCCCTGATGACCGACGAACTCAACCGCGTCCCCTTCCTCATCGAACTCGCCCGCAAGACCCGCGTCATCATCGCCCAGAACATCGCCGCGTCGATCGTGATCGTGCTCATCGGCCTCGCCCTCGCCGCCACCGGCAAACTCGAGGTCTGGCTCGCCGGCCTCTACCACTTCGCCGGCGAGATCTTCGTCCTCGCCAACTCCTTCCGCCTCTTCCGCTTCGGCGAGAACTTCACCGAGGCCGAGGAGTCCAGGCAGACCGCAACCCCGGCCTGGCAGCGCCGCGCCGCAAGCGTGCGCGGGCTGTCCGCCGAGACGCCGGGGGTGTAG
- a CDS encoding PhoH family protein — protein sequence MKHFVLDTNVLLHNPNALFVFQENHVVIPFPVIEELDKLKRRDDDIGRNARECIRHLDRLRVAGNLTEGVDWGAVKPTSGAAASTGRNGATGTVRIDAADHQRPDLLHEDIPDNRIIAVALDLHREGKRTVFVSKDLSARIKSDTLGIHTEDFENQKVDAERLYTGYLSLTVEGTLIDDLYEQRALPLERLVGVLAGEEESGEPWPVELRANQFLLLRDAEDEHHTGIARRPGDTDHVIPITGPRKPVFGIMSRNLQQIMAFDLLLDDQVKLVTLLGSAGTGKTLLALAAGMSKVLTEERYERMLCARPIMPMGRDIGYLPGDKDEKLTAWMQPIFDNLTYLLSTRASPGQSAESQSTEQRIQKLMADGVLVLEPLTYIRGRSIPHQFMVVDEAQNLTPHEVRTIASRVGEGTKLVLTGDIGQIDNPYLDQSSNGLSYTVEKMKGLPIVGHVTLAKSERSELASLAAERL from the coding sequence GTGAAGCACTTCGTGCTCGACACGAACGTGCTGCTCCACAACCCCAACGCCCTCTTCGTCTTTCAGGAGAACCACGTCGTCATCCCGTTCCCCGTCATCGAGGAGCTGGACAAGCTCAAGCGCCGCGACGACGACATCGGGCGCAACGCCCGCGAGTGCATCCGCCACCTCGACCGCCTGCGCGTCGCCGGCAACCTCACCGAGGGCGTGGACTGGGGTGCGGTCAAGCCGACCAGCGGCGCGGCCGCCAGCACCGGGCGCAACGGCGCGACCGGCACCGTGCGCATCGACGCCGCGGACCACCAGCGGCCCGACCTGCTGCACGAGGACATCCCCGACAACCGCATCATCGCGGTCGCGCTGGACCTGCACCGCGAGGGCAAGCGCACGGTCTTCGTCTCGAAGGACCTGAGCGCGCGCATCAAGAGTGACACGCTCGGCATCCACACCGAGGACTTCGAGAACCAGAAGGTGGACGCCGAGCGGCTCTACACCGGCTACCTCTCGCTCACGGTCGAGGGCACGCTGATCGACGATCTCTACGAGCAGCGCGCCCTGCCCCTGGAGCGGCTCGTCGGCGTGCTCGCGGGCGAGGAGGAGAGCGGCGAGCCGTGGCCAGTCGAACTCCGCGCCAACCAGTTCCTCCTGCTGCGCGACGCCGAGGACGAGCACCACACCGGCATCGCCCGCCGACCCGGCGACACCGACCACGTCATCCCCATCACCGGCCCGCGCAAGCCCGTCTTCGGCATCATGTCCCGCAACCTCCAGCAGATCATGGCGTTCGACCTGCTGCTGGACGACCAGGTGAAACTCGTCACACTGCTCGGGTCCGCGGGCACGGGCAAGACGCTGCTCGCTCTGGCAGCCGGCATGTCGAAGGTGCTCACCGAGGAACGCTACGAGCGGATGCTGTGCGCACGCCCGATCATGCCGATGGGGCGCGACATCGGCTACCTCCCCGGTGACAAGGACGAGAAACTCACGGCGTGGATGCAACCCATCTTCGACAACCTCACCTACCTGCTGAGCACGCGCGCCTCGCCCGGTCAGTCCGCCGAGAGCCAGAGCACCGAGCAGCGCATCCAGAAACTCATGGCCGACGGCGTCCTCGTGCTCGAACCGCTCACCTACATCCGCGGCCGCTCCATCCCTCACCAGTTCATGGTGGTGGACGAGGCACAGAACCTCACGCCGCACGAGGTCCGCACCATCGCCAGCCGCGTCGGCGAGGGGACGAAACTGGTTCTCACCGGCGACATCGGCCAGATCGACAATCCGTACCTCGACCAGTCCAGCAACGGCCTCTCGTACACGGTCGAGAAAATGAAGGGCCTGCCCATCGTCGGCCACGTCACGCTCGCCAAGAGCGAACGCAGCGAACTCGCCAGCCTCGCGGCCGAGCGGCTCTGA
- a CDS encoding DUF456 domain-containing protein: MAARPIGATDRGRSRMAQGLDLVAVGIVALASLVGVVLTLLTLPGTWFIILVALLCQWWREGLYEWWTIALCAVLAFAGEVVEFAWSARGAKRTGGTRPGMVGSIVGGLIGAVVGTFAIPIPLLGTIIGAAVGAGLGAVAGERGMSQRTWRESAAVGRGAAVGRLTAVAIKTGIAGVIGLVLTTGALLA; the protein is encoded by the coding sequence ATGGCAGCGCGCCCGATCGGGGCGACGGACCGCGGACGGAGCCGGATGGCGCAGGGGCTTGACCTTGTTGCGGTGGGGATCGTGGCGTTGGCGTCGCTGGTCGGCGTCGTGCTGACGCTGCTCACGCTGCCGGGCACATGGTTCATCATCCTGGTCGCGCTGCTCTGCCAGTGGTGGCGCGAGGGCTTGTACGAGTGGTGGACAATCGCGCTGTGTGCCGTGCTCGCGTTCGCCGGCGAGGTCGTCGAGTTCGCATGGTCTGCACGCGGTGCGAAGCGCACCGGCGGCACGAGGCCGGGGATGGTCGGCTCGATCGTCGGGGGCCTGATCGGCGCGGTCGTCGGCACCTTCGCCATCCCGATCCCCCTGCTCGGCACGATCATCGGGGCCGCGGTCGGGGCCGGGCTGGGCGCGGTCGCTGGCGAGCGGGGGATGTCGCAGCGGACGTGGCGCGAGTCGGCCGCGGTGGGGCGAGGGGCCGCAGTCGGCCGCCTGACCGCCGTCGCCATCAAGACGGGCATCGCCGGGGTGATCGGGCTTGTGCTGACCACGGGCGCGCTGCTCGCCTGA
- a CDS encoding DUF1080 domain-containing protein has product MTRNAMRVSVLSLLAILPACSSPPSGSRDGQAAPRTAAFLFDGSSTDAWVMARDGSACRWEIDAEGAMVVNVGAGSIRTRESFGDFLLHIEFAVPNNPPEFTGQARGNSGVYLQGRYEVQIHDSHGLPPADNLCGAIYSKAAPLVNAARPAEEWQTYLIDFTAPRWSTVGDKIANARVSVWHNGTLIHDDFEIDGTTGGGAPEGPSPGPILLQDHGDSRVRFRNIWIVPR; this is encoded by the coding sequence ATGACACGAAATGCAATGCGCGTATCGGTGCTCTCGTTGTTGGCGATTCTCCCCGCCTGTTCCTCACCCCCCTCCGGCTCGCGGGACGGCCAGGCCGCCCCTCGCACGGCCGCCTTTCTCTTCGACGGATCCTCGACCGACGCCTGGGTCATGGCCCGCGACGGCTCGGCGTGCCGGTGGGAGATCGACGCCGAGGGGGCGATGGTGGTGAACGTCGGGGCCGGCTCGATCCGCACGCGCGAGTCGTTCGGCGACTTCTTGCTGCACATCGAGTTCGCCGTGCCGAACAACCCGCCGGAGTTCACCGGGCAGGCGCGCGGCAACAGCGGCGTCTATCTCCAGGGCCGCTACGAGGTGCAGATCCACGACTCGCACGGGCTGCCGCCGGCGGACAACCTGTGCGGGGCGATCTACTCGAAGGCCGCGCCGCTGGTGAACGCCGCACGCCCCGCCGAGGAGTGGCAGACCTATCTGATCGACTTCACCGCGCCGCGCTGGTCCACTGTGGGAGACAAGATCGCCAACGCCCGCGTCAGCGTCTGGCACAACGGCACGCTGATCCACGACGACTTTGAGATCGACGGCACGACCGGCGGCGGCGCGCCCGAAGGCCCATCGCCCGGCCCGATCCTGCTCCAGGACCACGGCGACAGCCGCGTGCGGTTCCGGAACATCTGGATCGTTCCTCGCTGA